In Helianthus annuus cultivar XRQ/B chromosome 3, HanXRQr2.0-SUNRISE, whole genome shotgun sequence, a single window of DNA contains:
- the LOC110930240 gene encoding amyloid beta A4 precursor protein-binding family B member 1-interacting protein, with amino-acid sequence MAIDTKCRNFFSLFYNQRNPPRKSQPQTIPWSRSSSPPPPPSPPSPPIDRDMGAAQAMKRIPRIKFPQRHPKPSGSATQTQATPAASDVPSTFFSRSAPSDKTLGGKASLQPKRTPMTQEEIDAIMLGGCI; translated from the exons ATGGCAATAGATACGAAATGTCGCAactttttttcattattttataaCCAACGAAACCCCCCTCGGAAGTCGCAACCGCAAACTATACCTTGGTCGCGTTCGTcgtcgccgccgccaccaccgtcaccaccgtCACCGCCGATCGACCGAGATATGGGAGCAGCACAAGCGATGAAGAGAATTCCACGGATCAAGTTTCCTCAGCGTCATCCCAAGCCTTCTG GTTCAGCGACTCAGACCCAAGCAACACCTGCCGCCAGTGATGTTCCTTCCACCTTTTTCTCAAGGTCTGCTCCATCTGATAAAACTCTAGGTGGGAAAGCCTCTCTACAACCCAAAAGAACTCCAATGACTCAAGAGGAGATTGATGCTATTATG TTGGGTGGATGTATATGA
- the LOC110930239 gene encoding basic salivary proline-rich protein 1-like: MPGAVQKHASDVDIPELPQPPPPSGAPQFSHHVVPGPDPGATVYQQLQADVDWLAYALQWLVEEAQERRQREGLPPRPYHPRAVQKHASDVDIPELPQPPPPPGAPQFPHHVPGPDPGAAVYQQLRADVGWHAYVLQWLVEEEQERRQREGLPPQPYHPRVVQKHASDVDIPELPQPPPPPGAPQFPHHVPGPDPGAAVYQQLRADVGWHAYALQWLVEEAQERRQREGLPPRPYHPPPGCHQQQDP, translated from the coding sequence ATGCCAGGGGCCGTACAGAAGCATGCTTCCGATGTGGACATTCCAGAGTTGCCACAGCCGCCACCACCATCCGGGGCGCCTCAGTTTTCACATCACGTTGTTCCAGGTCCTGACCCAGGAGCAACAGTGTATCAACAGTTACAGGCTGATGTCGACTGGCTTGCTTATGCGTTGCAGTGGTTAGTTGAGGAGGCGCAGGAGCGACGACAGCGTGAGGGGTTACCTCCCCGACCGTACCATCCAAGGGCCGTACAGAAGCATGCTTCCGATGTGGACATTCCAGAGCTGCCACAGCCGCCACCACCGCCCGGGGCGCCTCAGTTTCCACATCACGTTCCAGGTCCTGACCCAGGAGCAGCAGTGTATCAACAGTTACGGGCTGATGTTGGCTGGCATGCTTATGTGCTGCAGTGGTTGGTTGAGGAGGAGCAGGAGCGACGACAACGTGAGGGGTTACCTCCCCAACCATACCATCCAAGGGTCGTACAGAAGCATGCTTCTGATGTGGACATTCCAGAGCTGCCACAGCCGCCACCACCGCCCGGGGCGCCTCAGTTTCCACATCACGTTCCAGGTCCTGACCCAGGAGCAGCAGTGTATCAACAGTTAAGGGCTGATGTTGGCTGGCATGCTTATGCGCTGCAGTGGTTGGTTGAGGAGGCGCAAGAGCGACGACAGCGTgaggggttacctccacgaccGTACCATCCGCCTCCAGGATGCCATCAGCAGCAGGATCCATAG